Within the Bacillus pumilus genome, the region GGGATTTATTGGACTGAATTTTGTGAAGCTGCTGCTTCAGGAAACAGATGTCCGGCTCACTGTTTTTGACAAGTTAACATATGCCAGTCATCCAGAGGAGATGGATGAATTATTAAAGCTGTCTCATTTTCGTTTTATTCAAGGGGATATCACCCTTCAGCATGAGCTGGATCAAGCGTTTGATGAAGTCTATGATGCTATCATTCATTTTGCAGCGGAATCCCATGTTGATCGCAGTATTGAATCGGCAGAGCCGTTTATTCAAACAAATGTGCTCGGCACTTATCGTATGCTGGAGGCAGTCTTAAAAGGAAAGGCGAAAAAGCTTATTCATATTTCAACAGACGAAGTATATGGAGATTTGGAGCTAGATGACCCAGCTTTTACAGAACAAACACCACTTTCACCGAATAATCCTTATTCTGCAAGCAAGGCAAGTTCAGACCTGCTTGTGAAATCTTATATCCACACTCACCAATTACCCGCAATGATCACAAGATGCAGCAACAACTACGGACCATATCAGCATGAAGAAAAATTAATACCGACGATTATTAGAAAAGCAATCAATGGAGAAAAGATCCCGATTTATGGGGACGGCCAGCAGATTCGCGATTGGCTGTATGTAGAGGATCATGCGAAAGCTGTAAAGCAGGTCCTTGAAAACGGAACAGCTGGGCAAGTGTACAATATCGGCGGTGGCAACGAGAAAACGAATCTTGATTTGACCAAGACCATTCTGACGCAGCTCGGGATCAGTCATGACCGTATTGCGTTTGTTGAAGACCGAAAAGGACATGACAGACGGTATGCGATTGACGCCAGTAAGCTAAAACGGGAGCTTGGCTGGACGCAGGAGACGTCATTTGAAGCAGGTATTGAAAAAACGATCAATTGGTATCGTACCAAATATGATCAGAGCGAAGAAGGGTGACGGATGAAAGTTTTAATCACCGGTGCAGGCGGGCAACTAGGGAAAGAATTGAGCAGACAGCTCAAGGAGAAAGACATCACCGTCATTGCCTTAACGAGGAGCATGCTCAATATCGCAGACCAGCAAGCAGTCAGACACGCAATGAGACATTTTCGACCTCATATTGTTGTCAGTGCAGCAGCATATACCTCTGTAGATCAGTGTGAAACAGAAACGGAAAAGGCGTATCTTGTTAATGGCATTGGCGCCTACTATACAGCGCTGGAGGCTAAGAACATAGGGGCTGATGTGTTACATGTCAGTACAGATTATGTGTTTGACGGGCAAGCAAACACGCCTTACAAAGTCGATGCACAAGCAGATCCTCAAACCATTTATGGAAAAAGTAAAAAGCTTGGTGAGGAATTGATTCATCTAGTATCAGACGAAGTAAAAATCATCCGTACAGCGTGGCTATACGGACATGAGGGACATAATTTTGTGAATACCATCCTTCGGCTCGCAGAAACAAAGGATCAATTGCGCATCGTGAACGACCAAATAGGCTCACCTACTTATACAAAGGATGTCGCAGAGGCCATCATTCATTTGTTTGATCAACAGGCAGGAATTTATCATGTCAGTA harbors:
- the rfbB gene encoding dTDP-glucose 4,6-dehydratase: MTKSYLITGGAGFIGLNFVKLLLQETDVRLTVFDKLTYASHPEEMDELLKLSHFRFIQGDITLQHELDQAFDEVYDAIIHFAAESHVDRSIESAEPFIQTNVLGTYRMLEAVLKGKAKKLIHISTDEVYGDLELDDPAFTEQTPLSPNNPYSASKASSDLLVKSYIHTHQLPAMITRCSNNYGPYQHEEKLIPTIIRKAINGEKIPIYGDGQQIRDWLYVEDHAKAVKQVLENGTAGQVYNIGGGNEKTNLDLTKTILTQLGISHDRIAFVEDRKGHDRRYAIDASKLKRELGWTQETSFEAGIEKTINWYRTKYDQSEEG
- the rfbD gene encoding dTDP-4-dehydrorhamnose reductase gives rise to the protein MKVLITGAGGQLGKELSRQLKEKDITVIALTRSMLNIADQQAVRHAMRHFRPHIVVSAAAYTSVDQCETETEKAYLVNGIGAYYTALEAKNIGADVLHVSTDYVFDGQANTPYKVDAQADPQTIYGKSKKLGEELIHLVSDEVKIIRTAWLYGHEGHNFVNTILRLAETKDQLRIVNDQIGSPTYTKDVAEAIIHLFDQQAGIYHVSNRESCSWFDFASEIVAKSGLSTTIEPISTEEYGFQTPRPAYSVLDLQAIEATGWQPRHWKDALHEYLQKEGRWHQHD